One window of the Xiphophorus couchianus chromosome 12, X_couchianus-1.0, whole genome shotgun sequence genome contains the following:
- the LOC114155262 gene encoding uncharacterized protein LOC114155262 isoform X1 produces the protein MVSRRLLLLLLLLLRLHQSPLLLMIAPGLALKLLTSHSTVQEQQGPSLCTASATSGGGGPRTEDSSLDSDSEPVDVDRSLPHTRSAAFPSLMEKSVTVFSLSDMSPSSSSSINTNSLRNEIRSRRNPMCCIISAPDLVSSFVSVDFHNVAIPGVHFKSHSEAVMLDLCTAAPWWRREGSAGTAATSSLLHRSVLMQNTKMEIHFKGVRPPGESFSLNTLQRRRQRTPSAPAEMPLHKNTQSIKCFNLFVPVSFIIQHILSASS, from the exons ATGGTCTCCaggcggctgctgctgctgctgctgctgctgctgaggctTCATCAGTCACCACTGCTGCTGATGATAGCTCCAGGGCTGGCTCTG AAGCTCCTGACCAGTCATAGCACGGTGCAGGAGCAGCAGGGACCGTCTTTGTGTACTGCCTCGGCCACCTCAGGCGGTGGGGGGCCACGAACCGAAGACTCGTCCTTGGACTCGGACAGCGAGCCCGTGGACGTGGACAGGAGCCTCCCGCACACCAGGTCGGCGGCGTTTCCGTCCCTGATGGAGAAGTCCGTCACAGTTTTCTCCCTCAGCGACATGTCCCCGTCTTCGTCGTCATCTATCAACACAAACTCCTTAAG GAATGAGATCCGGAGCAGACGGAACCCTATGTGTTGTATCATCTCGGCTCCTGACCTGGTCTCCTCGTTTGTGAGCGTTGACTTCCATAACGTGGCCATTCCCGGGGTGCATTTTAAAAGCCACTCAGAGGCAGTCATGCTAGACCTCTGCACTGCTGCTCCCTGGTGGCGGAGAGAAGGAAGTGCTGGCACTGCTGCCACCTCCTCACTACTTCACAGATCGGTCCTGATGCAAAATACAAAGATGGAGATTCACTTCAAAG GTGTTCGGCCCCCAGGGGAATCTTTTAGCCTGAACACCTTGCAGAGGAGGAGACAGAG gacACCATCAGCTCCAGCTGAGATGCCactgcataaaaacacacaatcaatAAAATGCTTCAATCTGTTTGTACCTGTTTCTTTTAtcattcaacacattttaagtGCTTCCAGCTAA
- the LOC114155262 gene encoding uncharacterized protein LOC114155262 isoform X2 produces MVSRRLLLLLLLLLRLHQSPLLLMIAPGLALKLLTSHSTVQEQQGPSLCTASATSGGGGPRTEDSSLDSDSEPVDVDRSLPHTRSAAFPSLMEKSVTVFSLSDMSPSSSSSINTNSLRNEIRSRRNPMCCIISAPDLVSSFVSVDFHNVAIPGVHFKSHSEAVMLDLCTAAPWWRREGSAGTAATSSLLHRSVLMQNTKMEIHFKGVRPPGESFSLNTLQRRRQR; encoded by the exons ATGGTCTCCaggcggctgctgctgctgctgctgctgctgctgaggctTCATCAGTCACCACTGCTGCTGATGATAGCTCCAGGGCTGGCTCTG AAGCTCCTGACCAGTCATAGCACGGTGCAGGAGCAGCAGGGACCGTCTTTGTGTACTGCCTCGGCCACCTCAGGCGGTGGGGGGCCACGAACCGAAGACTCGTCCTTGGACTCGGACAGCGAGCCCGTGGACGTGGACAGGAGCCTCCCGCACACCAGGTCGGCGGCGTTTCCGTCCCTGATGGAGAAGTCCGTCACAGTTTTCTCCCTCAGCGACATGTCCCCGTCTTCGTCGTCATCTATCAACACAAACTCCTTAAG GAATGAGATCCGGAGCAGACGGAACCCTATGTGTTGTATCATCTCGGCTCCTGACCTGGTCTCCTCGTTTGTGAGCGTTGACTTCCATAACGTGGCCATTCCCGGGGTGCATTTTAAAAGCCACTCAGAGGCAGTCATGCTAGACCTCTGCACTGCTGCTCCCTGGTGGCGGAGAGAAGGAAGTGCTGGCACTGCTGCCACCTCCTCACTACTTCACAGATCGGTCCTGATGCAAAATACAAAGATGGAGATTCACTTCAAAG GTGTTCGGCCCCCAGGGGAATCTTTTAGCCTGAACACCTTGCAGAGGAGGAGACAGAGGTAA
- the LOC114155261 gene encoding uncharacterized protein LOC114155261, which produces MGNARSCVVASLSVCSVCLGCMYLYRSHKLLRQNALNSDKLPSFAYLYVKYLSRAVTRRAGQLYAARAVGARAVVYTVLNCRLDKTLLRRFCGAAGYGWDYPDTEFRDLPLCFPEVLCSRLMLMLLTDHSFRLSPAGLVRVRQSLKTLQPIDELKKGPFTLQVAVEGYQQTDAGVEVNVCLSAASRSGCPVWESVLTLLSQDRRHEPSRDLLRNEEEGPDDKDNMKQVEVRVPMTTGPQCVWPFTDYSPHRLLSLPAVFCGLKSRTAPGFWMLTVCLAEIEKRKGVEIVSAPVSVTAQFKETPPAAGTVTIRFWDKSKNAGRSADEDLSFQVQLQGQSSSHMVGLISRT; this is translated from the exons ATGGGAAATGCGCGAAGCTGTGTTGTTGCCTCGCTCTCTGTGTGTTCCGTGTGTTTAGGCTGCATGTACCTTTATCGCTCTCATAAGTTGCTGCGTCAAAATGCGCTGAATAGCGACAAACTTCCGAGTTTTGCGTATCTTTACGTCAAATATCTGAGCAGAGCTGTGACGCGGAGAGCAGGTCAACTGTACGCGGCGCGCGCCGTAGGAGCGCGTGCTGTTGTTTACACGGTGCTCAACTGCAG GCTGGACAAAACTTTGCTGAGGAGATTCTGCGGAGCAGCGGGGTATGGATGGGATTATCCGGACACCGAGTTCAGAGACCTCCCGCTGTGCTTCCCGGAGGTTCTCTGCTCCAGACTAATGCTCATGTTGTTAACAGACCACAGCTTTAGACTCAGCCCAGCAG GTCTGGTCCGTGTGCGACAGAGCCTGAAAACCCTTCAGCCAATCGATGAGCTGAAGAAGGGTCCGTTCACGCTGCAGGTCGCGGTGGAGGGATACCAGCAGACGGATGCAGGCGTGGAGGTGAACGTCTGTTTGTCCGCTGCGTCTCGTTCCGGATGTCCGGTGTGGGAGAGCGTCCTAACGCTGCTGTCACAGGATCGGCGCCACGAGCCCAGCAGAGACCTGCTGAGGAACGAAG agGAGGGGCCAGATGATAAGGACAATATGAAGCAGGTGGAGGTCAGAGTTCCCATGACTACTGGCCCTCAGTGTGTTTGGCCCTTCACCGACTACTCCCCCCATCGCCTCCTCTCTCTGCCGGCTGTGTTCTGCGGGCTGAAGTCTCGAACAGCGCCGGGTTTCTGGATGCTGACCGTCTGCTTGGCCGAAATAGAAAAGCGCAAAG GTGTTGAAATTGTGTCGGCTCCCGTCAGCGTCACGGCCCAGTTTAAGGAGACTCCGCCAGCGGCAGGAACCGTAACTATCAGGTTCTGGGACAAGAGCAAAAACGCGGGTCGGTCTGCTGATGAAGACCTGAGTTTCCAGGTGCAGCTGCAGGGACAAAGCTCCTCCCACATGGTGGGACTGATTTCTAGAACCTAA
- the LOC114155263 gene encoding immediate early response 3-interacting protein 1, producing MAFTLYSLIQAALLCINAVAVLHEERFLSKIGWGVDQSVGGFGDEPGIKVQLMNLIRSVRTVMRVPLIGVNSVCIVLLLLFG from the exons ATGGCATTTACGCTGTACTCTCTAATTCAGGCAGCTCTCCTGTGTATAAACGCCGTCGCTGTGTTACACGAAGAAAGGTTCCTCAGTAAAA TCGGCTGGGGAGTGGACCAAAGCGTTGGAGGGTTTGGTGATGAACCAGGCATCAAAGTCCAGCTGATGAACCTCATCCGCTCTGTGAGGACAGTGATGAGAG TGCCGCTTATAGGCGTGAATTCAGTCTGCAttgtgctgctgcttctgtttggATGA
- the LOC114155259 gene encoding mothers against decapentaplegic homolog 2 isoform X1 → MSSILPFTPPVVKRLLTLKKTSTGPGLAGGGEQNGQEEKWCEKAVKSLVKKLKKTGQLDELEKAITSQNCNTKCVTIPSNCSEIWGLSTPNTIEQWDTTGLYSYSDQTRSLDGRQQVSHRKGLPHVIYCRLWRWPDLHSHHQLRAIEACEYAFHLKKDEVCINPYHYQRVETPVLPPVLVPRHSEILSELPPLDDYTHSIPENTNFPAGIEPPNNYIPDTPPPGYISEDGEASDQQMNQSMDTGSPQELSPSTLSPVSHSMDLQPVTYSEPAFWCSIAYYELNQRVGETFHASQPSLTVDGFTDPSNSERFCLGLLSNVNRNATVEMTRRHIGRGVRLYYIGGEVFAECLSDSAIFVQSPNCNQRYGWHPATVCKIPPGCNLKIFNNQEFAALLAQSVNQGFEAVYQLTRMCTIRMSFVKGWGAEYRRQTVTSTPCWIELHLNGPLQWLDKVLTQMGTPNARCSSMS, encoded by the exons ATGTCGTCCATCTTGCCGTTCACCCCTCCCGTGGTGAAGAGGCTCCTGACGCTGAAGAAGACGTCGACCGGGCCAGGTTTAGCGGGAGGCGGCGAGCAGAACGGCCAAGAGGAGAAGTGGTGCGAGAAAGCTGTGAAAAGCCTGGTGAAGAAGCTGAAGAAGACGGGTCAGCTGGATGAGCTGGAGAAGGCCATCACCTCCCAGAACTGCAACACAAAGTGTGTCACCATCCCGAG CAATTGCTCTGAAATATGGGGACTGAGTACACCAAATACGATAGAACAGTGGGACACGACAGGCCTGTACAGCTACTCCGACCAAACCAG ATCCCTAGATGGCCGCCAGCAGGTCTCGCACAGGAAGGGTCTTCCTCACGTCATCTACTGCCGCCTGTGGCGGTGGCCGGACCTTCACAGCCACCACCAGCTGCGTGCCATCGAGGCCTGCGAGTACGCCTTCCACCTCAAGAAGGACGAGGTGTGCATCAACCCCTACCACTACCAGAGGGTGGAGACCCCAG TGCTGCCTCCCGTTCTTGTGCCAAGACACTCAGAAATCCTGTCCGAGCTGCCACCTCTGGACGACTACACTCATTCCATACCCGAAAACACAAACTTCCCCGCAGGAATCGAACCTCCGAACAACTATATACCAG ACACGCCTCCACCGGGTTACATCAGTGAGGATGGAGAGGCCAGCGACCAGCAGATGAATCAAAGTATGGACACAG GTTCTCCACAAGAACTCTCTCCCAGCACTCTGTCTCCGGTCAGTCACAGCATGG ACCTGCAGCCGGTGACGTACTCGGAGCCGGCCTTCTGGTGCTCCATAGCGTACTACGAGCTCAACCAGCGCGTGGGCGAGACGTTCCACGCTTCGCAGCCTTCGCTGACGGTGGACGGGTTCACGGACCCGTCCAACTCCGAGCGCTTCTGCCTCGGCCTGCTGTCCAACGTCAACAGGAACGCCACTGTGGAGATGACTCGGCGGCACATAG gaagaGGAGTTAGGCTTTACTACATTGGAGGGGAGGTGTTTGCAGAGTGCTTGAGTGATAGTGCTATCTTTGTCCAGAGTCCAAACTGCAACCAGCGGTACGGCTGGCACCCAGCGACAGTGTGTAAAATTCCTCCAG GTTGCAATCTAAAAATCTTCAACAACCAGGAGTTTGCGGCCCTGCTGGCTCAGTCGGTCAACCAGGGCTTTGAGGCCGTCTACCAGCTCACCAGGATGTGCACCATCAGGATGAGCTTCGTCAAAGGCTGGGGAGCCGAGTACAG gcgACAAACCGTCACAAGCACTCCATGCTGGATCGAGCTGCACCTGAACGGCCCGCTGCAGTGGCTGGACAAAGTTCTCACCCAGATGGGCACCCCGAATGCACGCTGCTCCAGTATGTCCTAA
- the LOC114155259 gene encoding mothers against decapentaplegic homolog 2 isoform X2: protein MSSILPFTPPVVKRLLTLKKTSTGPGLAGGGEQNGQEEKWCEKAVKSLVKKLKKTGQLDELEKAITSQNCNTKCVTIPSNCSEIWGLSTPNTIEQWDTTGLYSYSDQTRSLDGRQQVSHRKGLPHVIYCRLWRWPDLHSHHQLRAIEACEYAFHLKKDEVCINPYHYQRVETPVLPPVLVPRHSEILSELPPLDDYTHSIPENTNFPAGIEPPNNYIPDTPPPGYISEDGEASDQQMNQSSPQELSPSTLSPVSHSMDLQPVTYSEPAFWCSIAYYELNQRVGETFHASQPSLTVDGFTDPSNSERFCLGLLSNVNRNATVEMTRRHIGRGVRLYYIGGEVFAECLSDSAIFVQSPNCNQRYGWHPATVCKIPPGCNLKIFNNQEFAALLAQSVNQGFEAVYQLTRMCTIRMSFVKGWGAEYRRQTVTSTPCWIELHLNGPLQWLDKVLTQMGTPNARCSSMS from the exons ATGTCGTCCATCTTGCCGTTCACCCCTCCCGTGGTGAAGAGGCTCCTGACGCTGAAGAAGACGTCGACCGGGCCAGGTTTAGCGGGAGGCGGCGAGCAGAACGGCCAAGAGGAGAAGTGGTGCGAGAAAGCTGTGAAAAGCCTGGTGAAGAAGCTGAAGAAGACGGGTCAGCTGGATGAGCTGGAGAAGGCCATCACCTCCCAGAACTGCAACACAAAGTGTGTCACCATCCCGAG CAATTGCTCTGAAATATGGGGACTGAGTACACCAAATACGATAGAACAGTGGGACACGACAGGCCTGTACAGCTACTCCGACCAAACCAG ATCCCTAGATGGCCGCCAGCAGGTCTCGCACAGGAAGGGTCTTCCTCACGTCATCTACTGCCGCCTGTGGCGGTGGCCGGACCTTCACAGCCACCACCAGCTGCGTGCCATCGAGGCCTGCGAGTACGCCTTCCACCTCAAGAAGGACGAGGTGTGCATCAACCCCTACCACTACCAGAGGGTGGAGACCCCAG TGCTGCCTCCCGTTCTTGTGCCAAGACACTCAGAAATCCTGTCCGAGCTGCCACCTCTGGACGACTACACTCATTCCATACCCGAAAACACAAACTTCCCCGCAGGAATCGAACCTCCGAACAACTATATACCAG ACACGCCTCCACCGGGTTACATCAGTGAGGATGGAGAGGCCAGCGACCAGCAGATGAATCAAA GTTCTCCACAAGAACTCTCTCCCAGCACTCTGTCTCCGGTCAGTCACAGCATGG ACCTGCAGCCGGTGACGTACTCGGAGCCGGCCTTCTGGTGCTCCATAGCGTACTACGAGCTCAACCAGCGCGTGGGCGAGACGTTCCACGCTTCGCAGCCTTCGCTGACGGTGGACGGGTTCACGGACCCGTCCAACTCCGAGCGCTTCTGCCTCGGCCTGCTGTCCAACGTCAACAGGAACGCCACTGTGGAGATGACTCGGCGGCACATAG gaagaGGAGTTAGGCTTTACTACATTGGAGGGGAGGTGTTTGCAGAGTGCTTGAGTGATAGTGCTATCTTTGTCCAGAGTCCAAACTGCAACCAGCGGTACGGCTGGCACCCAGCGACAGTGTGTAAAATTCCTCCAG GTTGCAATCTAAAAATCTTCAACAACCAGGAGTTTGCGGCCCTGCTGGCTCAGTCGGTCAACCAGGGCTTTGAGGCCGTCTACCAGCTCACCAGGATGTGCACCATCAGGATGAGCTTCGTCAAAGGCTGGGGAGCCGAGTACAG gcgACAAACCGTCACAAGCACTCCATGCTGGATCGAGCTGCACCTGAACGGCCCGCTGCAGTGGCTGGACAAAGTTCTCACCCAGATGGGCACCCCGAATGCACGCTGCTCCAGTATGTCCTAA